The Streptomyces sp. ALI-76-A nucleotide sequence GTCCAGATCCACGGTGACTTGCCCACCGGCGTCCGGAGCCCGGTCGCGGGCCAACGTCCAGACCCGGACGCGGACTTCGGACCGGGCCGCGCGGATGGCGGTCAGTGCCTTCTCGCTCGAGGCGGCAAGGGTGTCGATCAGGCGGGAGACCGTCGGGTCGGAGGCGACCGGCCCGAACACGGCCGGCTCGGCCCGCAGCGTTGCGATGTCGGCGAGACAGTCCCCGCCGAGTGCGACCGCCAGCGCGACGTCCAGGAGGATCTTGGCCGGGTCGTGGACGGCCCGCGGCTTCCGCCACGGAGCAAGCGCTGAGGACAACACCCGGTCGAGACCGGCTTTGCGGACCGTTTCGACCAGCAGGACGGACCCGGCCTGGGAGAAGACCTGACGGCCGTCACCCTGAACACGCACAAGGGGATAGGAACCTATAGGCTGCTTCACCTGGAAAGTGCCTCTGGTTTCAGCGGGAACAAGGACCTCGACAATCCTCATTCTTGCTGGTCAGGGGCACTTTTTGCTGAGCTGACCACCTGCCGGACAGCCTGCTTCATGAAAGCGTGAGGCTAGGGGTGAGACAGGGCGCCGGACCTCCGCCCTAGGTCGGGCTTCGGAGGGGGGCTGGTCCCGCGGCCCCATTCACTCGCGGGCGGGCGTCTCTCCCCGGTGGCTTCCCGTCCCACCTGACGGCTTCTCCTCAGGCTCCGCCTTTCCCTCGGACTCCGCTGGCCCGGGCCCTCAGCCCTTCTTGCTCCAGGGGTCCGCCCTGCGGGCGAGCGTGCGTGCCCGGTGGCGTACGTCTGTCGGGAGGTGGTGGAGGACTGTGCGGGCCGCGCGGCGGACTCGGGGGACGCCTGTCGTGCGGAGGAGGAGGTGGCGGGGGACGGTGGCGTCGCCCGGCCGGCCCACGGACATGCTGAGCTGGGCGTGCTGGCCGAACCAGGCCGGGATGACCAGCCGGGGTGGGGTGCCGACCCGCACCGCGCCGAGGATCGAGCGGTCCTCGGGGCGGCTGACGCGGGCCCTGCGGCCGACGCCGAGGAGCTGGGCGCTGGCCCACACCACGTGCGTACCGGGTTCCATCGCGCCGCCGCCGACCAGGGTGAGCGGGTCGATGACCGTCTCGCCGGTGAGGACGACCCGGTGGCGGCCGGCGCCGAGCGGTTCGGTACGCGGGGTCAGGTCGGCGTCCGGGAACCACCACAGGTCACGGGCGGAGTCGTGGACGAGGAGTTCGCCGTAGGCGTGTCCCAGGGGGTGCGGGGCCTCCCAGTTCTCGGCGCCCTTGATGCCCGCCAGCAGCTCGGGGTCCAGGAGCATACGGCCGTACCGTTCGACGAGCGTGAAGGGTTCGCCGTCGGCCCGGCGCATGCCGATCGTGGTGGTGACGTGGAGTCTGCCGGCGCGCCAGCGGACGTCGTCGACGGTGAGGTCGGGCTTGATGCCCCGGGTGCGGCGGGCGAGTTCGACGAGGGAGTCCAGGTGGCCCTCCTCCAGGAGGTGCGCCCTGAGCCTGGTGAGTGCCGGGAGGCCGTCGCGCACGCCCGGCGGGTACGCGTCGAGGGCCATGCTCCGTACGACGTCGAAGTAGCGTTCGAGGGCCTTGCCGGTGCGCTGGAGGGCGCGGGGTTCGCCGACCGGACGGAGGAGTTCGACGCGGTAGGAGCGGCGCAGTAAATGGTCCTGGAGGGGACCCGGTTCGGTCTCCTCCTTGATGGCGTCGACGACCGTGCGCAGGTGGCCGTAGTAGTCCTCCGGGGCGGTCGCCCGGCTGCTGGTGTTGCCGCCGTCCTCGCGACGCTTCCAGATGTAGCAGGGGCGGTCGGCGAAGATGGAGACCGTCTTGGCGCGCAGATAGGCGCGGACCATGAACAGCTGGTCCTCCAGACGCACCGGCCCCTCGGGGAATGTCAGGTCCTCGTCGAGGAGGAACTCGCGCCGGAACATCTTGTGCGGCGTGAGGCTTTCGATGAGGGGCGCGTTCTCCACCGTGCAGCGCTCGACGGTGCGTTTGAAGACGTTGCTGGGTCCCGCCATGGTGCCGACGACCTTGCCCAGCACGATGTCGGAGCCGTTGCGGGTGGCCAGGCGGTACAGGTGTTCGAGGGCGTCGAGGGCGAGTTCGTCGTCCTGGTCGACGAACTGGACGTACTCGCCGCGGGCCATCCGGATGCCGACGTTGCGAGGCTTTCCGGGCCAGCCGGAGTTCTCCTGGTGGATCACGCGTACGTGCGGGTGACGGGCCGCCAGCTGGTCGAGGCGCTGGGCGGAGTCGTCGGTGGAGCCGTCATCGACGTAGATGACCTCGTAGGCGTCCTTGCCCAGGCTCTGGTCGAGGAGCGAGGGCGAGCACAGATCGATATACCGGCCCGCGTTGTACACGGGCACCACGATGCTTACTTTGAGCATGAACTTTCCCCCAAAAAAAGTCAGCTGTTGTTCTACGGACGTTCACACTCGGCCAAAGGTTGTACTTGAGAGAAGGTTCAGGAAAGCGCGTGCAGGAATGGCGCGATCGCTTCGGCACGGTCGGCTGGAGCGGTCACGGTCGGGCTGTGACAGTGCTGTTGCCGGAATTGTGGGGTCCGCCATAGCTCGCTCCGCCGTCTGCTGCTGGACTCTGCGGATTCGATGATCCCTGACGGGCGCGCCGGTCCCGGTGATCGGCGCAGGCATTCCTACGGATCGGTGCGGGGGCGCGATGTGGTTGCTGATGCTGTTGTTCGCCGTGGTCGCTGCGGTGACCGCCTTCGCGCTGTGCGGGTACGGCTGCGGTGCCCTGGCCGAGCGCGGCGTACGGCGTTCCGGCGCGCCCGTGCTGTTCCGCGGGCTCGCCGCCCTGTGTGGTTCCGTCGCGGCCGCCGCGTACGCGTGGGGGCTGCTGATCGTCGCCGGCGCGTTCATGACGGCGGAGGACGGGGGCACGGACTCGGCGCCGGTCCAGTCCTGCCGTACGCCGGGCTGGCTGGAGAGGGCCGAGCAGGGTGTCGAGATCGTGGACTACACGGTGTCCTTCATCCCCCTCGGGTTCGTCTGCGAGACGAGTCACAGCGGGAGCCGTGCTGGTGGGGTTCGTGACGGCGGGAGTTACGACAACGGTGACGTCCCCTGGTACGTCAACGCCGCCGCGCTGGGCTTCGCCCTGGCCGGTGCCGGGTGTGCCGTCTCCGCGGGCTACGCGTCGGAGCGGGCGGCCCGGGCCGCCGGAGCCGACGGGGCCGCCAGGGCCACCGGGGTGGGGTCGGGAGAGGCCGGTGCCGGGGCCGGGCAGGGCGAAGTCCAGTAGGGCTCACGCCGTGGGGATCAGCTCCGCGCGGCCGAACAACAGGGCGTAGCCGGACGGGAGTTGGGTCAGGATGCGGTCGATCAGGTCGTCGCCGACCAGCTTGGGCAGGACGCCCAGAACCGAGCTGACGTCCCAGCGGGCAGTGGCCTGGGTGGCTCCCTCGATGCGAGTGGCCGTCGCGTCGACGAACTCCGCGGCGGTCAGCGGGCGGGTCGCCGGGATCTGGGACGCCACCACCCGGGCCGCCTCCTGGGGCAGGGCGCGGGCCAGGTCGACCCGTTCGTCACCGATCACATGGCCGCCGAGGGCCGACAGGACGACGCGGATGACACGTTCCGCCTCGGCCGTCGTCGGGTACTGGCCGGCCTCCCGTACGGCCTCGACCAGGTCGGTCCATCTCGGCCTGTCCGGTCCGTCGCCGCTCTGCTGTGGCATGGGCTGGACGCTCAGTACGGTCACGTCGGGGCTCCTCCTCCTCCGGATCGCTCCGGGTGGTGCGTGGTGCGTGGTGCGTGGCGCGTCCCGCGGGAGGGGGATGCCCGCGGGACGCCTTGTGCTGGGGATACCTGTTTTGTCTCTTGTGAGCTGTGAGCTGTGAGCTGTGAGCTCTGAACTCTGAGCTGTCAGCTGTCAGCTGTCAGCTGTCTGGTGCTTCGCACTATGCGGTCAGTGCCGCGTGATCCTTCCCTTCGTCAACTGTTGAGCTGCTTGCGGTCGCCGCCGCCGCCCGAGATCTGGATGCGGCGCGGCTTGGCCTGCTCGGCCACCGGGATGCGCAGGGTCAGGACGCCGGCCTCGTACGAGGCGTCGATACGTTCCGTGTCGAGGGTCTCGCCGAGGAAGAGCTGGCGGGTGAAGGTACCCGCCGGGCGTTCGGCGACGAGCAGTTCCGCGTCCTCGGGGGCGGGGGAACGGCGTTCGGCGCGGACGTTCAGGACGTTGCGTTCGACGTCCAGCTCGATCGTCTCGGGGTCGATGCCGGGGAGGTCGAAGTGGACGACGAAGTCGTCCCCGGACCGGTAGGCGTCCATGGCCATCGCGGAGGGGCGGCTTGTGGAGCCGAACACCTGCTGCGTGAGCCGGTCGAGTTCACGGAAGGGGTCCGTGCGCATGAGCATCACAGTTCACTCCTCTCTTCAGGTGCTGTCCGTGCGATGCCCTACGCCTTCTTATATAGCTCGCGGGAGAAAACTTGACAAGCCCAGGCTCAGGTCCGGGGAGCCGGGGCGTCCGCGCGTTAGCCTCGGGTACGGATTCGGCTAGGTGTACGGGTGAGTGAGCGGGAGGCAGGCATGGCGAAGGTTCCCAGCGCGGTGGTCGCGGCGGGCGGGATCGTCGGCGGTTACGGCGTGGCCCGGTGGACCAAGAAGCGGCAGCTGGGCGGGGCCGTGCTGGCCGTCGCCGGAGCGGCGGCCGCGCAGCAGTGGCGGCGGCGGGCCGGCGGGAAGGCCGCGGGCGCGCTGACGGCGGCGTACGTCGCCGCCTTCGCCGGGTCCCACCCCCTGGCCAAGAAGGTGGGCGCCTGGCCGTCCGTGTTCGGGGTCGCGGGCGCGGTGGCGCTGGCGTCGTGGGCGGTGGCCGACCGGAAGAGCTGAGCGAAGGGCTGGGGCGCGAGGGCTGCGCGGAAGGCCGGTGGGGCGCGAGGGCTGCGCGGAAGGCCGGTGGGGCGCAGGCGCGAGGGCTGCACGGAAGGCCGGTGGGGCGCGAGGGCTGCACGGAAGGCCGGTGGGGCGCGAGGGCTGCACGGAAGGCCGGTGGGGCGCGAGGGCTGCACGGAAGGCCGGTGGGGCGCGAGGGCTGCACGGAAGGCCGGTGGGGCGCGAGGGCTGCACGGAAGGCCGGTGGGGCGCGAGGGCTGCACGGAAGGCCGGTGGGGCGCGAGGGCTGCACGGAAGGCCGGTGGGGCGCAGCTGCCGGCGGCCGGCCGGTCCGTCGGCGTCGGTGGGCCAGCCCGGCGGCCCGTCGGCACTTCGGCCCGTCGGCCCGTCGGCCCGTCGGCCCGTCGGTGGGCCAACTGGTCGATCTGGCGGCCGGTCGCCCGGCGGGCCCGTCGGCCGGGCGGGGGCGGCGCAGGCGCGGCTCCTGGCTGGTGCGCTCAGCCGCCGGCCGGGAGGGCTGAGCGGCCGGTCCGGGCGGTGTCCGCGGGCACGGTGGTGGCTTCGGGGCTGTCCGGTGAGCTGCGAGACGACGGGGGCCTCGCACCATGTGGGGCCTGCCCCGGGAGGGCGGTCGGCGGGCCTTCGATGCCCGCTTCGGCACCGTCGCCCGCGCGGGACCGCGGCACCGCACACACCAACACCCCCACCCCTCCCAGCAGTTCACCACTTTTTGTTATCACCCGTCAGTTCCTGACGTCTCCTCAGTGTCCCCAGCCACCGGCACGCGAGGAATGACGTACGTGACCCCACAGATCAGCCGGCGCGGCATGCTCAAGGCGGCCGGAGCCGTCGGCGCCGGCGCGACCGCCACGACCACCGCGACGGTTCTCGGCACCGCCCCCGCGACAGCGGCCGGCACCGCCCCCGCGCATCCCGGTCTGCTGCACACCCGCGCCGACCTGGACCGTATGGCGGCCAAGGTGCGGGCAGGCGCCGCCCCCCACACCGCCGGCTTCGCCAAGCTGGCCGCCAACCGGCACTCGGCCGCCGGCTGGACGGCCGACCCGCAGGCCACCGTGTACCGGGGATCGGGCACCCCGGAGAACTACTCGCTGCTCTACAACGACATCCACGCCGCCTACCAGAACGCCCTGCGCGGACACGTCAGCGGCGACAGCGCGCACCTCGACACCGCCGTCGCGATCCTGAACGCCTGGTCGGCCAGGCTGACCAAGCTGGACGGCAGCGCGGACCGGTTCCTCGCCGCCGGGCTCTACGGCTACCAGTTCGCGAACGCCGCCGAACTCGTGCGTGACCACGGGGACTTCGACCTCGGCCGCTTCCAGTCCATGCTGAGCACGGTCTTCGCACCGCTCAGCGACAGCTTCCTGGTCGACCACAACGGCGCCGTCGTCACCAACTACTGGCCCAACTGGGACCTCACGGCCGTGGCCTGCGTCCTGGCGACCGGCATCTTCTGCGACGACACGGCTCAAATCGCCCGCGCCGTCGACTACTTCAAGAACGGCGAGGGGATGGGCTCCGTCAGGCACGCCATTCCCGTGGTGCGGGACGACGGACTCGCCGAGTGGGTCGAGGCCGGCCGTGACCAGGGACACGCGCTGCTCGGCGTCGGCCTGATGGGCACGGTCTGCGAGATGGCCTGGAACCAGGGCATCGACCTGTACGGCCACGACGACAGCCGTTTCCTCAAGGGCGCCCAGTACGTGGCCAAGTGGAGCATGGGCGGTGACGTGGCCTACACGGCCAACACCCGCGCCAAGGGCGCGATCGGCGGCTGGTCCGGGCAGGAGACCGCGACGGACGCCGCCGCGGTGGACCCGGCCATGCGGCGGCCGGTCTGGGCGATGATCGCCAACCACTACACCAAGCGGCGGGGGATGTCCGCCACCCACCTCACGCGCATCGCCGCGCAGGCCGCGCCCGAGGGCGGTGGCGGGGACTACGGGCCCAACAGCGGCGGCTACGACCAACTGGGCTTCGGCACGCTGGCGTTCACCCGGGACCGGGCGGTGGACACGTCGGCTCCGCCGAGCCGGGCGGCCGGCGCCTCCGCTTCATCCGCCCCGGGCACGGGCGCGGGCTCCGGTACCGCCACCGACTCCGGCGCGGGCTCCGGTGCCCGGCCGCAGACCGGCGGTACGGCTGCCCCCTCGCCCTCGCCCTCCGCCGGCAACCGTGGCCGTGGCGACCTCGCCGCCACCGGCGCGGACGACATCGTCGGCTGGACGGCCGCCGCGGGGATCACCGCGGTCGCCGGCGGCCTCCTGTTCCTGCGCCGCCGTGACCGGGTACGCCGCGACGCCGCTCAGTAGAGGCCGTCGTCACGGTGGACGGGTGGGGCGGGGTGGCTCGGTCTCCGGGTTCGGGCAGGGTCCCCGGCCTCGGTGGGCCAGGCGGGTGTCACTCGCCCGTGTCGGCGGGGTGCCGCCTGCGCCCACCCGTGCCGGCCCAAGGGCACGGGTGGGCGCGGGCTGGGGGGTTCCTACGCGTCGCTCTTCACCGTCGCGGCCGGGGAGGACGCCGTCGCCGTCAGGGGCTGGGCGATGTCCTCCAGGGAGCGGCGTTCCGCGCGGACGGCGAGGGCCGCCGCGACCAGGCCGGCCAGGCACATCAGGGCCGCGCCGATCTGGAAGGCGAGGACCGTGTCGCCGACCTTGCCCGTGCCGGTGAGGTCGGCGAACAGCAGCGGGCCGCTGATGCCGCCGGCCGCGGTACCGAGGGCGTAGAAGAAGGCGATGGACATCGCCCGGGTCTCCATCGGGAAGATCTCGGAGACCGTGAGGTACGCGCTGGAGGCGCCCGCGGAAGCGAAGAACAGGACCGCGCACCAGCAGGCCGTCAGCGTGTTCGCGCTCAGCGAACCCTGGTCGAACAGCCAGGCCGTGCCGAACAGGAGCAGGCCGGAGAGCAGGTACGTCCCCGAGATCATCACCCTTCGGCCGACCGTGTCGAACAGCTTGCCGAGCAGCAGCGGGCCGAAGAAGTTGCCCAGCGCGATGACGGCGAAGTAGTAGCCGGTGTCGCCGGTCGGGACGTCGTAGAACGTCGTCAGGATCGCGCCGAAGCCGAAGGTGATCGCGTTGTAGAGGAAGGCCTGGCCGATGAAGAGGGAGAAGCCGAGGACGGCCCGCCTGCGGTAGTCGGAGAAGACGGTGCGGGCGATCTCCATGAAGGTGACACCACCGCGCTGGTGGATGGTGATCTCGCCCTCGGGCGGCGGCAGCGGTTCACCCCGCTCCGCCTCGATCTTCCGCTCGATCGCGGAGACGATCTGTTCCGCCTCCTCGTCCCGGCCGTGGATCAGCAGCCAGCGGGGGCTCTCCGGGACGTGGCGTCGTACCAGGAGGATCACCAGGGCGAGGACGGCGCCCAGGGCGAAGGTCAGCCGCCAGCCCACGTTCGCCGGGAAGATGTCGGTGTTCAGCGCGACGATCGACAGCAGCGACCCGCCGACCGCGCCGAGCCAGAAGCTGCCGTTGATCATCAGGTCGACGCGGCCGCGGTACTCCTTGGGGATCAGCTCGTCGATCGCGGAGTTGATGGCCGCGTACTCGCCGCCGATGCCGAAGCCGGTGAGGAAGCGGAAGGCGAAGAACCACCAGGTGTCGAAGGCGATCGAGGTGAGCGCGGTGGCCGCGAGATACACCGCGAGGGTGATCATGAACAGCTTCTTGCGGCCCCACTTGTCGGTCAGCCGGCCCCAGAAGAGGGCACCCACGCAGGCGCCGGCCACGTAGAGGGCGGCGGCGATGCCGGTGACCTGGCCGGAGGTGATCGGCAGGCCGCTGCCGGGCTCGGAGAGGCGGCTGGCGATGTTGCCGACGACCGTGACCTCGAGGCCGTCGAGGATCCATACGGTGCCGAGACCGAGGACGATCGTCCAGTGCCAGCGGGACCAGGGGAGGCGGTCCAGGCGGGCGGGGATGCTGGTGGTGATGGTGGGGCCGGACTCGTCGGGGACGCTGCCGCTGGCCTTGGCGGTGGTCATGGGCTCCCTCCCTCCTCATTGAGCGGAATCCCGATCGGATGCCCGGCGCCTGCCGCTTTACGCCCCGGCGGGCGCGGGCGCGGGCGGGACGCCGGGTGCTGTTGCCGCACCGGGCGCTGAAGCGGCCTCCTGGGGGCTCCGCCCCCAGCCCCCCGGCCCTGTGCCCACCCACCATCCGACTCGGCCGCCAAGAAGTGGCCCGGCAGGGCGCACCGACTCGGCCCGCCAAGAAGTGCCCCCTCCCCCTCCCCCTGCCCCTCGTCCCCCCTGCACCCCTCCCCCTACGCCCCCACCCCCCGAGAAACCGCATAGATCAACAACCCCACCAACGACCCCACCACCGTGCCGTTGATCCGGATGAACTGGAGGTCGCGGCCGATGTTGGCCTCGATCTTGCGGGTCGTGTGCTCGGCGTCCCAGCCCGCCACCGTGTCCGTGATCAGGGAGGTGATCTCACGGCGGTAGGTGGTGACGACGTACACCGCCGCGCCCTCCACCCAGCCGTCGACCTTGCCCTGGACCTTCGGGTCGGCGGCCATGCGGGTGCCGAGGGACAGGAGGGAGGCGCGCACGCGCAGGCGCAGCTCGCTGCGTTCGTCCTCGGCGGCCGAGACGATCATGGACCGGACGGCGGTCCAGGCGGAGGCGATCAGGTCCTGGACCTCGCCGCGGCCCAGCACCTCGCCCTTGAGCCGCTCGACGCGCGCGCGGGTGTCGGTGTCGGACTGGAGGTCGGAGGCGAAGTCGGTGAGGAAGCGGTCGAGGGCGCC carries:
- a CDS encoding Hsp20/alpha crystallin family protein, which encodes MLMRTDPFRELDRLTQQVFGSTSRPSAMAMDAYRSGDDFVVHFDLPGIDPETIELDVERNVLNVRAERRSPAPEDAELLVAERPAGTFTRQLFLGETLDTERIDASYEAGVLTLRIPVAEQAKPRRIQISGGGGDRKQLNS
- a CDS encoding DUF2267 domain-containing protein; its protein translation is MPQQSGDGPDRPRWTDLVEAVREAGQYPTTAEAERVIRVVLSALGGHVIGDERVDLARALPQEAARVVASQIPATRPLTAAEFVDATATRIEGATQATARWDVSSVLGVLPKLVGDDLIDRILTQLPSGYALLFGRAELIPTA
- a CDS encoding alginate lyase family protein; this encodes MTYVTPQISRRGMLKAAGAVGAGATATTTATVLGTAPATAAGTAPAHPGLLHTRADLDRMAAKVRAGAAPHTAGFAKLAANRHSAAGWTADPQATVYRGSGTPENYSLLYNDIHAAYQNALRGHVSGDSAHLDTAVAILNAWSARLTKLDGSADRFLAAGLYGYQFANAAELVRDHGDFDLGRFQSMLSTVFAPLSDSFLVDHNGAVVTNYWPNWDLTAVACVLATGIFCDDTAQIARAVDYFKNGEGMGSVRHAIPVVRDDGLAEWVEAGRDQGHALLGVGLMGTVCEMAWNQGIDLYGHDDSRFLKGAQYVAKWSMGGDVAYTANTRAKGAIGGWSGQETATDAAAVDPAMRRPVWAMIANHYTKRRGMSATHLTRIAAQAAPEGGGGDYGPNSGGYDQLGFGTLAFTRDRAVDTSAPPSRAAGASASSAPGTGAGSGTATDSGAGSGARPQTGGTAAPSPSPSAGNRGRGDLAATGADDIVGWTAAAGITAVAGGLLFLRRRDRVRRDAAQ
- a CDS encoding MFS transporter, encoding MTTAKASGSVPDESGPTITTSIPARLDRLPWSRWHWTIVLGLGTVWILDGLEVTVVGNIASRLSEPGSGLPITSGQVTGIAAALYVAGACVGALFWGRLTDKWGRKKLFMITLAVYLAATALTSIAFDTWWFFAFRFLTGFGIGGEYAAINSAIDELIPKEYRGRVDLMINGSFWLGAVGGSLLSIVALNTDIFPANVGWRLTFALGAVLALVILLVRRHVPESPRWLLIHGRDEEAEQIVSAIERKIEAERGEPLPPPEGEITIHQRGGVTFMEIARTVFSDYRRRAVLGFSLFIGQAFLYNAITFGFGAILTTFYDVPTGDTGYYFAVIALGNFFGPLLLGKLFDTVGRRVMISGTYLLSGLLLFGTAWLFDQGSLSANTLTACWCAVLFFASAGASSAYLTVSEIFPMETRAMSIAFFYALGTAAGGISGPLLFADLTGTGKVGDTVLAFQIGAALMCLAGLVAAALAVRAERRSLEDIAQPLTATASSPAATVKSDA
- a CDS encoding glycosyltransferase, with translation MLKVSIVVPVYNAGRYIDLCSPSLLDQSLGKDAYEVIYVDDGSTDDSAQRLDQLAARHPHVRVIHQENSGWPGKPRNVGIRMARGEYVQFVDQDDELALDALEHLYRLATRNGSDIVLGKVVGTMAGPSNVFKRTVERCTVENAPLIESLTPHKMFRREFLLDEDLTFPEGPVRLEDQLFMVRAYLRAKTVSIFADRPCYIWKRREDGGNTSSRATAPEDYYGHLRTVVDAIKEETEPGPLQDHLLRRSYRVELLRPVGEPRALQRTGKALERYFDVVRSMALDAYPPGVRDGLPALTRLRAHLLEEGHLDSLVELARRTRGIKPDLTVDDVRWRAGRLHVTTTIGMRRADGEPFTLVERYGRMLLDPELLAGIKGAENWEAPHPLGHAYGELLVHDSARDLWWFPDADLTPRTEPLGAGRHRVVLTGETVIDPLTLVGGGAMEPGTHVVWASAQLLGVGRRARVSRPEDRSILGAVRVGTPPRLVIPAWFGQHAQLSMSVGRPGDATVPRHLLLRTTGVPRVRRAARTVLHHLPTDVRHRARTLARRADPWSKKG